GGACGCATGCAGGAAATTAAGGAACGTTCAAAGCTTTACGAAGGACTTCAACACTATTTTATTGTAAATTTTCCACAGCGTGCAGGGGCCCTTCGAGAATTCCTTGATGAAGTATTAGGGCCAACAGACGATATTACAAGATTTGAATATACGAAAAAAAATAACCGTGAAAGCGGACCAGCGTTTGTGGGGATTGAAGTGAAGCATAAAGAAGACTATTTTCCTCTTATTGAACGTATGAATCAAAAAGCTTTTCCATTTACAGAGATTAATAAAGATAGTCAGCTTTTCCATCTATTTGTCTAAAAAAAAATTAATGAAGCGTCATAATATGACATGATTTTACGTTAAAGGGAAGTTATAATAGAGAAAAACGGGTGAAAAAGAGGGCTGATCTGCTTGTTATTTAAAAGTTTGGAATTTAAGCTTGCAAATGGACAAAAAGTAAAGGTTATTGAAATTCCGGTTGTGCCACATCATCATCCACTTTCGTTTATGATTTCGGTTCATTTTGAATCATTCGTCAAAATGATTGAAAGAAAAGAAATCCGAAAAGAACTCTATTCATTTAAGGAATATATGAAAAAACATTGTAAATGGACAACATATGAGCAAATCTTTTTAACAGTTCCTTTAAAACATAATGCTTAAAAAAAGAAGAACGGGCTACAATGACCGTTCTTCTTTTTTTCTAAAATATGAAAACGTTTTTTAATATTTTTAGGAGGGATTGGAGATGAAAAGAAAAAGCTTTTTATGGTTAGTATGCTCTCTTTTTTTATTGACAGCATGTGGAGAGAAGAAAGAAGAAAGTAAGGCAGAAACAAAAGAAGAACAGCAATTATCAGACCCAATTGCTGATTTTACATACGAAAACCAAAATGGTGAACCATTTTCATCACAAAGCTTAGATGGAAAAGTGTGGATAGCGAACTTTATCTTTACAAGCTGTACAACTGTCTGTCCGCCAATGACGTCTCATATGGCAAAACTTCAAGAGAAAGCAAAAGAGCAAGGAGCAGATGTGGAATTTGTCTCTTTCACAGTTGATCCAACTGTTGATAGCAGTGAGAAACTGAAAGAATTTAGTGAAGGATTTGAGGCAAATAGCGATAATTGGCAATTTCTCACAGGGTATTCTCAAGAAGAGATTGAAACATTCGCAAGAGAGAATTTTTATATGAATGTTCAAAAGCCGAGTTCAGGAGATCAAGTGATTCATGGAACAACATTTTTTCTTTTAAATCAAAAAGGTCAAATTGTAAAGGACTATGATGGGGTGTCTAATGTTCCTTATGAGGATATTATTCATGAAGCAAAGGAATTAGAAGAAACGTCCTGATAAAACCAACCGACCCCTTTAGTAGGGGGAAGATAGGTTGGTTTTTTTTTGTATGATTTTTTAGTTTTAAAGAATATGATATGATAATACATTAGAGACATCTAGTAACAGGGGTGAACATAGGATGAAAAAAATAGGTCTTATTTTTCTTATTCTCTTTTTGTCAGCTTGTTCTGCTTCACCTCCAACTCAAAATGAGGAAGAGTCCAAAGAAGTGTCAACAAAACAAGGAAAAGATATATTTCCTGCAAATGTGAACATGGTTGCAATTGGTGATTCCTTAACAAAAGGAGTTGGCGATTCAACGAAGGAAGAAGGCTATGTAACACGCGTTGCTTCAGAAATTGAAAAACAGCCTTCTGTTGGAAAAGTAAAAGTGAGCAACTTTGGGAAAACAGGAAATCGTACAGATCAGCTTCTTAAAAGGTTAGATTATGAAAATATCAAATCAAGCCTTGAAGATGCGGACATTATCTTTGTCACAATTGGTGGCAATGATATGATGAAAGTTATGCGAGATCATTATGATAATATTACGTTCAAAACGTATAAAAAAGAGCAGAGAAAGTATGAAAAAAGACTACAAAAAGTAATGAAAAAGATGCGCAGTATTAACGAGGATGCTCCAATTTACCTTATTGGATTTTACAATCCGTTTTTAAATACGCTTAGTGATTTAAAAGAGATCGATACTGTTGTAGCAGAATGGAATAGTTCAAGTGAACGAATGGCATCTCAATACGAAGGGATAACATATATTGAAGTTGCTGATATTTTCACAAGTACAAATGAAAACTTATTATCAAATGACTATTTTCATCCAAACACAAAAGGGTATAAATTAATTGCAGACAGAATTAGCGAGCGCGTTTTTCTTGAAAACATAGATGATGAAAAACTGGTGTTCGCCAATCCAACATATAGAGGAGAGGACAAAGCAGGATGAAAAAATGGAAGACGCTTTTCTTTAGTTTACTTTGCTTAAATATTATTTTAGTTCTAGTTGCTGTAGTAGCTATTTTTCAGCCAATTGAACAGCGACAGGCTCCTTCAAAAGAAGAGATAAACGGTATAGAGCTCGGAGTTGTAGGAGATAAGAAAAACTTGAACGCGCTTATTGATAAGTATTTGAAACAAGAGTTTGCTAGTGATGCGTTAGCATATAATGTTGTTTTAAATGATGAAGTTGAAGTGTATGGAAAAATCGTCGCTTTTGGCCGTGACGTTGATATTAAAATGACATTTGCACCTATTGTCCAGAAAAACGGTAACCTTGTTCTTGAACAAACAGGTCTTTCCGTCGGGGCGTTACCATTACCAGTTGAGACAGTCTTGAAGTATGTGAATAATCATTTCCCAATGCCTGAGTGGGTAAGTATTAATCCGAAAAAAGAATCTATTTATGTTGCTCTAAATCAAATGGAGCTTGAAAATGGTTTCCGAGTAAAAGCTGAGAAATTCGACTTAAAAAATGACGAAATATCAATTAAACTTATTGATCCAACTGTTCAACCGTAAAAAAGAGCCTTCTAACGAGAAGGCTCTTTTTTATTGAGCTAATCTTGTGTAACTAAAGCTTCAAGAGAAGGATTTCCATTTACAAGTCCAACTCCGTATACCGTATAGGTGCGGTCTGGACGAAGACGAAGCGGTGGGATTTTTAATAAAACTTCTTTTGTTCCACTTTTTCTCAGCTCAAGGTTCACTTCCATTGGAGTTAATGCTAAATAGCTTGTAGCCTCTTTAAAAGATA
The sequence above is a segment of the Priestia filamentosa genome. Coding sequences within it:
- a CDS encoding DUF2535 family protein, coding for MLFKSLEFKLANGQKVKVIEIPVVPHHHPLSFMISVHFESFVKMIERKEIRKELYSFKEYMKKHCKWTTYEQIFLTVPLKHNA
- a CDS encoding SCO family protein, which codes for MKRKSFLWLVCSLFLLTACGEKKEESKAETKEEQQLSDPIADFTYENQNGEPFSSQSLDGKVWIANFIFTSCTTVCPPMTSHMAKLQEKAKEQGADVEFVSFTVDPTVDSSEKLKEFSEGFEANSDNWQFLTGYSQEEIETFARENFYMNVQKPSSGDQVIHGTTFFLLNQKGQIVKDYDGVSNVPYEDIIHEAKELEETS
- a CDS encoding SGNH/GDSL hydrolase family protein produces the protein MKKIGLIFLILFLSACSASPPTQNEEESKEVSTKQGKDIFPANVNMVAIGDSLTKGVGDSTKEEGYVTRVASEIEKQPSVGKVKVSNFGKTGNRTDQLLKRLDYENIKSSLEDADIIFVTIGGNDMMKVMRDHYDNITFKTYKKEQRKYEKRLQKVMKKMRSINEDAPIYLIGFYNPFLNTLSDLKEIDTVVAEWNSSSERMASQYEGITYIEVADIFTSTNENLLSNDYFHPNTKGYKLIADRISERVFLENIDDEKLVFANPTYRGEDKAG
- a CDS encoding YpmS family protein, coding for MKKWKTLFFSLLCLNIILVLVAVVAIFQPIEQRQAPSKEEINGIELGVVGDKKNLNALIDKYLKQEFASDALAYNVVLNDEVEVYGKIVAFGRDVDIKMTFAPIVQKNGNLVLEQTGLSVGALPLPVETVLKYVNNHFPMPEWVSINPKKESIYVALNQMELENGFRVKAEKFDLKNDEISIKLIDPTVQP